The following proteins are co-located in the Haliotis asinina isolate JCU_RB_2024 chromosome 13, JCU_Hal_asi_v2, whole genome shotgun sequence genome:
- the LOC137259547 gene encoding histone-lysine N-methyltransferase SETMAR-like — protein MSKVCARWVPRMLTDEMKQTRVTISNSMLTRYNKNPADFYFRLVSCDETWIHHYDPESKQESMEWKHVTSPRNKKFKGSRSMQKVMATVSWDSKDCLPKGRTMNGEYYANLVRQVRQSIKEKRRGKIRRGILLHQDNAPVHDSHVAAAAVQECGYEILPPPHYSPDLAPSDYHLFPNLKKQLRGRRFQDDNEVIAATQAWLEVQNGAFYKDGISAWQKRWNKSSTDPSPKSKVPPAPVTTQDIQGRWKNPADRKLIC, from the exons atgtctaaggtgtgcgcaagatgggtgccaagaatgcttacagatgaaatgaagcaaacaagggtcaccataagcaactccatgctaaccagatacaacaagaatccagcaGATTTTTACTTTAGGCTAGTatcctgtgatgaaacctggatccaccactatgatcctgagagcaaacaagaatccatggaatggaaacatgtcacttctcccaggaacaAAAAGTTCAAAGGCTCCAGATCaatgcagaaggtaatggcgacagtgtCCTGGGATAGCAAAGATtgcttaccaaaaggaagaacaatgaatggggaatattacgctaacttggtgaggcaagtgcgacagtcaatcaaggagaagcgccgaggcaagatcagacgtggtattcttctacatcaagacaatgctccagtacacgaCTCTcacgttgcagccgctgctgtgcAGGAATGCGGGTATGAAATCTTGCCGCCTCCTcactactctccagacctggcaccaagtgattaccatctgttcccaaatctcaagaaacaattgcgtggtcgtagatttcaggatgataatgaggtTATTGCTGCTACTCAGGCTTGGCTTGAGgtccaaaatggcgccttctacaaagatggcatcagcgcctggcagaaaagatggaacaagt cctcGACTGACCCAAGCCCCAAATCCAAGGTTCCCCCAGCgccagtgacgacacaagacaTACAGGGTAGGTGGAAAAACCCAGCAGACAGGAAGCTCATTTGTTAA